TGGACTTGAACAATTTTGCTCCCTTGGCTGCGTCACCAGGAGGGACCTCAACATCTGGTTCGGGCTTCACCATTTCTGGAGAAATTGAATGTTAAACGCGCATTATTTATTTAACATGGCTATTATATATATGCTTAGCCGAGATCGTCACTAAAGCAAGTGTGAAGGGCGAATTTTGAGAAACTTTGGCCAACGTCACTTTGAACGCGATTCCAGACCTCAAATTCCCTCACAGATGGCACAATTACCACAGAATTACTTACCAAATAACAAATCGAGTTATTCTAAGTTTTAAAAGTCAAAAATAGAATAAAAAAGTAGCGTGACGATGTGTTTGCACCAAGCGCTATACTCTGAATTGGGCAAGTCTTTTCCCCTTCTATAGATTGAAGTTTTGCCACAAAAGACGATGAATCTTTTAAGGACCTCTGTGATAGTCCGGGAGCGGCTACAGTTCCTTTTATTCTCCGTACCGTCACGTTTGTTATTTCGCCATCGCCGTTCTCTGGACACAGTTCCTCGCACAAAATATCTATGGATCAGCACTAGTTTCTGTTCCAGATCGTCCAGGGGGTTGCCAAGTAACCCATTCTGTGGTCATCTATATACTTCATTCTTGCATACTTTGGGGTTCCTAGGCCATGATTCCATGGTTCTATAGTCTCTTTATCATGTAATAAAGTTTGTGATTGCTGGATGCTTGTCTATGTCACAGATATTGATGAGATGGTAAAGTTAATGGCCATAGAGTCGGCCCTTTTATCCTCCAAAGCTCTCATTCCACAGATTTTTAGGTTCTAGCACTCTTTCTTTGTGGTTTCCAGTGCAGCTACCATTGCGGGTTTTGCCTCTAATTTGCACGAGTCTATGAGTTTGTGGTAGGAATGGGAAATAGTATCTGCTCCGGTGTAGTTCTATGGGTTCCCCGGGATTATCTATGGAAATCTCTGAGGATTCTGCATTTTCATCCCCTTCACTTACATGACTGGCTTAACATTTTCTGTGGAGTCTATATTACAATCTGTCGATGGTACTAGGAGGATCAATGGTTGATGACCAAACCTCCGTAACTACAACACTCGTTAATACGTCTCTTGCTATATCTTAGTTTGGCTTTGTTATTTCTCTAGTGCACTCAGTCATGGTAATCGTTGTTACTACTCTTGTATTCTTCAAGTAAAACTCTTTTCATTACAACACCTTCGTTCTTGAATGCCCACTTGCAGACCGTGGTAGATTGGTGATTAGCTGGAATGCTCTGTAATTACCGATTCTTGGTATCAAGGAGTATGGGTTATTCGGAGTGTCTTCAATGCAAagtatttttaaaacatGCATGGGCATTGTAATTGCCCATTTACACCTTGTATTCTAGCACACTTCAACTAGTGGCTCATTAAACCACTAGTTATTCACAAGAATGAGATATCTAGCAACTATACATGGAAATCTTAGGCGGAGAAATAGCCAGGAACCTATGAGAACGATTTAGAATGACCTCTAGATAGACAAAGGATCAGAGAGGTAGAGGAACCATTTGCTTGCCATGGTATAAatcaaatgtgtaaaggCTAATAACGTCGTTGAGCAATAGCAAGGACTCGGAAGACTGATGGAAACAGAAAACTCTCCCACCAGGCGCAAGAAGCAGTCTAATTCAAACTTATTGATCACAATTAAAGGGTAAAAAGGCTTATAGACCAAAACTATGCAAACACACAGAAAAGTAAAGACAGTGTGCAAGAAATGTCAGATCTCAGCTACTGATAGTCTCGTGTTACTTAAGCAACGACCGCCGGAGATA
This region of Theileria equi strain WA chromosome 1, complete sequence genomic DNA includes:
- a CDS encoding hypothetical protein (encoded by transcript BEWA_021390A) encodes the protein MNLLRTSVIVRERLQFLLFSVPSRLLFRHRRSLDTVPRTKYLWISTSFCSRSSRGLPSNPFCGHLYTSFLHTLGFLGHDSMVL